The genomic window ATCATCGTATTGAAAGTGGTCTTGTTTTAAAATAGACATTCGCAAACCCGAAGCTACCGTAATTTCACCAATATCAGGTTCAATTTCTCCAGCAAGTATCTTTAGAAATGTGCTTTTACCTGCTCCATTTGCACCAATAACTCCATAGCAATTACCTGGAGTAAACTTTAAATTTACATTTTCGAAAAGCTTACGCTCTCCGTATCTTAATCCTACATTACTTACAGTTATCACTTTGTCCCGCCTTTATTATTTAAATTTGCATATCTTTAAATAATAACATACATAAACTAGATTAGCACAAAAATAAAGGAGGAATCTTTCTAATGGCAATTAATCTCATGATGTCCTAAAAAGATTACTTATCGAACAATATACGTTCCACTTTCTCGTTTCAAAGCTTTATCAAGTTCACTAGCCGAAGTAACTAGTACCTCTTTACCCCCTGCTTCTATGTATCTTATAGCAGCTTCTATTTTCGGTCCCATACTACCGGGTGGAAACTGCCCCTCGGCCATAAGCTTTTTAGCTTCACTAACGGTAATAGTATCTAGATACTGCATGTTGGCTTGACCAAAATTAATCGCAACCTGCGGAACTCCAGTCAGGATTATGTAAAGATCTGCTCCTATTTCATTAGCTAACAAGCTAGAGGCATAATCCTTATCAATAACTGCTTCTACCCCAATTATTTCGTTATCTTTAGTCATAACTGGGATTCCCCCACCACCACAAGCTATGACTATGTTATTATTCTTAACCATTTGCAGAATAGCTTTCTTCTCTAATATATCGGAGGGTACTGGGGAAGGCACTACTCGTCGATAACCGCGACCGCTGTCTTCAACTACTTGCCAGTTCTTTTCTCTCGTCATCTGCTGAGCATAGTCTTCATTAAAGAAAGGACCAATAGGCTTGGTTGGCGTCTGAAATGCTGGGTCGTCTTCGTCTACTACTACAGTCGTCATTAATGTGACAACCTCTTTGTTTAACCCTAAATTCTCACATTCCTTACGCAAAGAATTAGTCAACATAAAGCCAATCGAACCTTGAGTGGAGGCAACACAAGTATATAAAGGTAAGGGTGGTACTTCATCAACAGCTCTTTCGACTTGAATAAGCATATTTCCTACTTGAGGACCATTACCATGTACAAGCACTAGTTCATAACCATTTCTCGCAATTTCAATAATAGCTTTACTTGCTTCTGATGCATTAGTCTCTTGCTCTTCTATTGTTCCTACTTGGTGCTCTGGATGAAGTGCATTTCCACCAAAAGCGACTACTGCTATTTTATTATCCATATCTTCTCTCCCTTTATCTAATAAATATAAAATGTAGAAGTATTAATCCTTCTACATTTTATAAAAACTATCCTTAGCTCACAAGGTTTTTTTAATTTATTCACCTTTTAGTAAGGGCAAGATATGGAGGACGAAGTTTCCCATAAGCTAGATGCCTTATGGAAAAACTTCGTTTTTTATCACTCCTGAGGTCTAATACCATTAGATTTATCCTGTTTTGGATTTTCTTTACCTTTCGTATTCTCTGATCCTTCAGAAAAATCAAGTGATCCTTTATCATCTGTTATCTCTTTTGATATCGATGTTTCATTTTCAGCTCCATCATTTGATGACCATTCACTTCGATTATACGCATCGCTTAAATCATCCCTAGTTTCTTTCATGGTCTGTTGAGCTACTGAGTCATCTGTTTCACCATTTATTTCTGATTTGGCAGTTTCAAATATCCCATAATCTCCCTTGCTTTTCACCAAGTTTTCTAAATAATCACCAATAACATCATCAGCTGCATTCCATACTGTTTGATTTGCTGCTTCATATAAGGATTTACCTTCATAGGCCCACTCGGTAATAAACTTACGCATAGCTACTATGACTTTAACTGCCAGCCAACCAGGAACTACTACTCTCCAACCAGTTCCTGTTATTACTATTTCACGTTCTTTAAGGTTATCACAAAACGCTTTCCAACTTGTTTCGGCACCTGATAACATGATACTTGTTGGATTAATGCTGTTATATATATTATTTATGTGTCTTTCTAGCCAACTAATAGGGTCAAGTCCTTCATAAATATATGCCTTGATACAATCTACCATCATATTGCGGACTAAGGGAGCTATCACGCCTCCTGCTGGCCCTAGTTTAACTTTTACCACTGAATTAAAACAATGATCTCCTGCCCACTCTGCCCATTCAAGTACGTTAACTATCCTATCTGCCCATCTTTCAACATCTTTATAGCCTTCGGCACCTTCAGCTAGGACTAACAGTTGGGCAATATTCCAGATTTTACGCCTTAGTTCATACATTCCTTCTGGACCTAGCACCTGGGAGTGGCGATCTAAGATATCTTGAAGTTTTGGTCTATGGGCTTCAGGTACATAGTTATCTATGACGTACTGACAGCGTTGGATTTCTTTTTCCCTATCAAATGGTAGCATATCAGTGGTTTCTACTTTAAATACTATCTCTTCTGAAAAATCTTTTTCATCCTGCCCCTTGATGCTTAATTTAACTGGTACGTTAAGATTAATACCTCCCCCTGGTATTTCTTCTTTGATATAGAAGTTATATTCAGTGAAACTTTGACTTGATGTCTTAATTTCATGTGCTAGTTCGCCTACTTCCATAGCATTTTTAGTCTGTTCATCAGTAGGCTGGATTTCTATATTTAGATTTTCAGATGTAAGTAGTTGAGGTTGATTTACTGCTCTATTGTTCTGTTCATCCCATACTACTGCCTGAAGTCTTACAGGTATTTCTCCCTGCTCTCCATCAGCTTTTAGGGTATATGTGCCATCCTGGTTTTGACCAATTTCAGGGTTCACATGATACAAACCTTCTTGCCAAACAATGGCTTTAAGCAAACGAATAGCTTCACCCCTATCAGAAGTAGCTTTTACTAATATTTCAGCCATTTCATAGGGTTGGTTTTCATCCATTTCCTTTGCTGCTTCGGTAATGGTTAGAATTGCACTATTGTTTTGTTCTTTTTCTATCTCAAATTCTACTATTCCATCATCTCTTTTAAAACGAAGTTCTGCATCAAAATCCCATTCAGGTTCTACAAGCTCGAATGTTACGTTGTTTTGGAAAATGCCACCTTCTCCTACAAAACGGAAGCTAATCACAGCATTATCTGTAAATTCTTGCAAGAACACATGTACAGTATCTGTATCTCCAGTTTGTTTTAAAAAGCCCACACTGTCTTTACTAACATCAAGCTGTAGGTCATGGTCAGCAGTCACTGCTTTAACTGAAGCACCCATATAATCTCCACTCATTTCAGGAGCTCCCATTTCCAATTGGCTGCTTTCAGAGAAAATGTCTATGTTTGCTGTTAAATCTGGTCTTGTTATTTCTTCACCATCTATCGTAACTTCAACCATGCGTGCATAAACATAATAGGTTTCTCCGCCACTAGTAATCTGGTTACCAAAATCCTTGTAAAGCACCATTTTGTAGGAACTATCTGACTCCTCTTCTTCTTCTCTTCGACTCCTGTCGGCTACATTTCCACTTGCACCTGCACCACCTGCTGCTGATGCTGCACCGGCAGCTCCTGCAGCAGCTGCGGCTACACCTGCTAGACCTATAACTATAACATTGGAAACAGCTACCGAGGTTTCTCCAGGTGTATCTCTTGCTTCAGTGTCAATGAAAATTGATGTTAGTCCAGAGCGAGAATCAATACCGTATTCAAATGTATAATTGTCGCTTAAATATCTAGGAGGGTTTCCAAATCTTGATCCTTCTTGATATGTGGGAGGAGTTGTTCTTACATCCATAATAGTATTTGTTTCCATTTCTACCCGTTCATCACGAAATACTTCTATATCATCAAACCCCATAGTAAATTCACTTTGATTTATAAACATGGGGCCAGAAAAACTAAATTGTTGTATATCTACCCTGTATAGTTCATTGTTTTGATATTTGTTTTCTATAGCTTCGAAATAAAACTCAGTTTGACCAACAAATCGATATACAGGCTCAGGTGAAGGATCTCCATGCCAGTAATCATTATAGTCAATAAATCTACCAGTGATTGAAATGTTTCCACTATATATTACATTTTGTTCTGTTTGCTCGCAAACAAACTCACCAGAAACGCTATTGGAATAACTAACTTCTTCTTCAAGAGGCGCAGATATAACACCATCACCTAAAAGTAAACCCATATAATGATTGGTTGATGCAATAGCATTGTCCTGATAATCAAAATTAATAGTGAAGTTATCATCAGCAACTACTGGTGATGTTAGTAAACCTAAGCATAAGACAATAACAATACAAACGGTTAACAAGCGTTTCATGAGGAGGCCACCTCCTCTCTTTTTCCATAAACAAACTTAATAACTAGTGCTACAATCAGCAGAGTAATACCAGCTATATAACCTATGCTTCCTCCTGAAATATATGAAAGTGGTATAGCAAGAGCAAATCCAGAAGATAAGCCAGCAATAATATAGTTCACACGTGAAACTGCAGGAATATCCTTGAAAATTTGATATATGATAGATCTAATAAAACCTCTTAAAAACCCTGCACGGTTACTTAATGCTCTTAATGATAAAATTAATCCGGTAATAGCTGCCATGTTGCTCATGGGGGTAATATCTCCTGCCATAAAATTATATGCAATTAAGGATATTCCACTACCTAATAGTAATGAGTCTAATGACTTATTTTTGCGAACTTGCAAAGCTCCTAATAAAACCTTGATACCACTAATGCTTGATGCAATCTTTTTATTCCCAAAAATATTCAAAACAGTTGTAAATACTAAATAAGTAAGTAACCCCTTACCTACAATCCCCCCAATTAACCCAGCTACACCTCCACTAGTACCTCCTTGGGCAAAGGTAAGAAAGTTTAATATTTTTATAAATTGGCTATCTACAACAAATGAATTTAATATTGTTAACACTAGCCATACTAATGAAATTAATATTATTAATAACAATGCCTTAAAATTACTAAAAACCAACTTGAATCCTTGGAAAAACCTAGTGATAGAACCTAATAAAAATTGTAAAGGCGATAAGTTTCCGGTAAGTAAACCACCTAAACCCGGTAAAGAGTGTAGCGTCATCTCACCTTTAGATGTGTCAGCAACCATCTCTGATAAGTTAATCTTTTTTTCTGCATTTTCATTTGAAACATCTGCGGTTTGAACATGGTTAAGTTCAGTTTTATCAAGATTCAAAATAAATTCCTCCTTTATAAATCCAACATATAAACTTCATATAAAATCGCCCAATATGTGTAATTATTTAATCATCTCCATCGTCTCCATCATCATTGTCATCATCTTCATCATTGGAATATTGATGTATATTATTTTCGTCAAAATATCTATCATCTTGGTAAAACCTATAATAATCATCATTACTTTTACTAGAGTTTCCTTTATTGAAATAAGGACGTAAAAGTAAAAAAACTAAAAATATAACAAAAAGAAGAACTAAAGATTCCACAAATCTACCCCCCTTATAATTTTTGTGTGTAGAAAAAAATAACTAAAAAAATAAAGGCTAATCTCATAAGATAAAGCCTTTAAATTATATGCTATGTTTACCTTTTAGCGCATCACCCCTAAAGGGTGATTTTTAATTATGTGAAGGATTAAGTTAGACGCAGGAAAGCTTCTCCTGTCCTGAAATGCAAAAAAATCGGGAATATCACCCCGAGTTTTCTCTAAATAATATATATAAAATGCTAATATTTAAATGTACAAAAAATCACATATGTTACTAATTGGATTACTCCAAACTGGCCACGCTCTACTTTAAAGTTCTTCAATTTTCTTTGTAAGAAGAATCTCTTCTCTTTTACGCACCATTTCCTCATAATTGAGACTATATTTTTTCTTTTTATAGTATTTTTCAAATGTTGCAACATATTTAGTTGATTTAAAATAATTTTCCATTCTACTCGAAACATAATGAACTTGCTCCCCGGGGTCATAAACTGCAGGTGCGTTTTTATCAAGATCTATAATTGTTTCTGTGATTACACCCCAGGAGATGTCAACAAGTGAGTAGTTTTTGAGGTCTCTCATTACTGCTCTAAGTATAGCTTCCTGAACCGGGTCAAAAAATTTAAATTTTTTTGAATACATGATAGCGCCATGCATATGGTCGAGAATATCAAGAAATCCGTCCTTAAAAACTTCATTTGATATATTTTGAAGTAACTGAAAACAATATTTAAGAATACCAAGTCCAGGACTGCTCTGCCCCGGTAACTGAGGTTTGTTTTTGTCAAAATTTGCAAGGGGATTTTTGGCTGATAACCACTCTATAAGAATCATATTGTAAGGTTCTATTTTTACCCCTTCTTCAAAAAAACGTTCATTAGGAATAAAGGTGTGCTCACTAACCCTGAGGTCAAGGAGCTGATTATCAGAGATTTATCTTTCCAGTAGAGGTTCAAGTAATATATATAGTTTTCATCTCTGTCAATATCAATAAGAATATCAGAGAACCCCATGGATTCTAGATGCTTTATCATACCTATTGATTCAATCATATTGTACATGTCTTTTTCTGAAAATCTACCAAGGAATAGATTTTTTGAACCATCTAGGCTATAAATGTCCTCCATTGTGATACTAAGATCGACATCTTCGAAATCAAAATCAAAATCGAATGTATCAGCAACACTAGTGTCAGCCTTTTTAAAATTTTTTAATTTATTTAATTTAAAAACCTTTCTTTCAGTCAATCAAATACTCCTTTCAAATCATCTGCTACGCCTTAGCTATGTTTAATATTTTTATCTGTTATAATGAATATTTTAACACTTCTACATAAGTTTTAGGTTAGCATTTATCATTATTTACTATCATCTAAAACTATGTCTCCTGCTTATATTTTACCATCTACACGTACTATACAGTCAGCTTTAGTTATAAGCCTTTTTTTAATTGTTTCTTCTTTCAGCTGGTCTCTTGATAAAAATACAGATATAATTAAACTTTTTTGTAGCAGATAATAGATAATGTGAATGCATGAGTTACATATTCTATTTAATTTCTTCTTCCCTCTGCATTAAATTTTCTTCTTAGTGCCAGCTCAGTTGGTATTATGGGCAATATCAAGCCAGCTAACTGAAATATTGTTAGTACTAACACAATAATCCCAAGAGTGTCTAAATTACTGCCACTGAAATAAATCATCGTTACAATAGATATCGCCAATAGAACAAAGCCAAGTTGAGTCCATAGCTTACCAATAAATTTATGTGCAAATTGCCATGTTTCTTGGTTTTTCATAGACCAGTGTGTTCGATATCCATATCTCCAATTAATGTCCATAGGAGGATTCTTACTCCAAATTAAACCAAAAATTATCATCGTTGCTGGAATCAATAAAGTAACTATAATATAAAATACAAACATTTTTCCACCTCCTATCAACTTATAATTGCGGTATAAATGGAATATGCCCTTTGAGCTCTATCTAGTCTTCCTAAAAATCATTAAGCTAGTTTGTTAATTGTGAATTTGGTTATATTTTATTTGCAGCTCCAACTAATATTATAAGCAAAGTATCAAATGAGGAGGACTAGCTATCAAGGTGGATTGTGGTTAATTTTTACCTAGTATTATTTCTTCACTACTCTGTATATATTTTCTCCCAGAAATAAACAATGGTTTTGTAGATAAAAAGAATAACAATGGTTCCGAAAAATGTAACTGCAAAACCACCTAATAAAACTTTAAATTCTACAACATTCCTAAAAAAGAACAGAAGCCCTACTGATAGAAGTCCTGTAAATATTGGAAAAAAAATAAAGTATAAATGTTCATTTTTTCTCATAGAAAAAGGATATGAAATAGGAATGCCTTTAGTTGCAAGGGTAAGAAACTGAAATACCGATGCAATAAACCAAACTAAGAAAATATCAAGTGTTTCCATAAGAGTTTGATTCAAAAAGAACCACCGATATAATAGTACGGCAAAAATACCAAACCAAAATACTGTGTATCCTATGCTGTTCGCTTTGTTGAGTTCAATATTAATTCTCTCGTCATTTTTCATTTTAATCCTCCTCTAACCAAAATAGTTGCTCAAGAGGCTTGTCTAGAACTTGGATTAACTTAAGGACTAAGGCAATTGTAGGATTGTATTTCTCCTTCTCAATCAGTCCTATTGTCTGCCTTGTCACGCCTACCTTTTCAGCAAGTTCCTCTTGTGTTAGCTTTTTTTCAACACGACTCAACCTAACATTGTTTTTTATTATACTAATACCCTCCAATCTAATTATAAAAATGCAATATATATTTTGCATTGCGTCAAATAATTTTTTGTTTTTTAAAAAGAGTTTTTTAGATTAGCTATTGTTTAATGTAAGTAATTGTTAAAATATGCAATAGGGGGGAGTATTACTTCCTTATATAATGTGAAAGTAGAAAATGTTTACTTATATGTAAATCAAGCCTTTAGATATATATTGTAATTAAAAAATCGTAATGGTAAATTTAATAATATTAATTTATTCTTAGGAGGAAAAATGAGTAGAAAATATTCTGGTGATGATTACTGGAAAAATTATATGGAAAATATATTCGGTATTGAACTGATAGATAAATGGGATCAATATGTTACACAAGATTGTATTTTATCAAATAATAGAAACATTAACCTTGAAATATACGATTCTGGTGATAATACAAGACCAACTTTGGTATTTGCACATGGAATAGCTGGTTATGCAAGAGTTCTTTTACCATTTTTAATTCCTCTTAGAGAAAAAGGCTATAATATTATAGCCCCAGATCTTCAGGGGTATGGATATAATGGTGGCTTAAAAGGAGATTTTGATTGGGACGCACATGTTCAAAATCTTAAAGATACCGTAGACTATGCAAAGAAAAGATTTACAGGAAAGATCATCTTGGGTGGAGCTAGTATGGGAGGCCCATTAGCCTATGCTACTGCTACACGCTATAAAAATGTAGATGCTTTGGCGTGTTGGTGTCTTTGGGACTTTAATGACAGAGAATTTATGTTAAATGAAACAAATACAAAGCAGTTTACATACTTGCTAATTCCTATTTTTAAAGTTCTTAGTAACATTTTAGGAAAGATGAGACTAAAAACATATACCTTAGTATCTTATGATACATTATCCGCTTCAAAAGAACTAAATGAACTAATAAAAGATGATCCACAAGCTGGTACTCACATTACACTTAAAGGTGCCCTAAGTTTAGTTCTTAAGAGTAAACCTGATATACCTCATAATGAATTCACTCTCCCTGTACTAGTTTT from Candidatus Syntrophocurvum alkaliphilum includes these protein-coding regions:
- the arcC gene encoding carbamate kinase; this encodes MDNKIAVVAFGGNALHPEHQVGTIEEQETNASEASKAIIEIARNGYELVLVHGNGPQVGNMLIQVERAVDEVPPLPLYTCVASTQGSIGFMLTNSLRKECENLGLNKEVVTLMTTVVVDEDDPAFQTPTKPIGPFFNEDYAQQMTREKNWQVVEDSGRGYRRVVPSPVPSDILEKKAILQMVKNNNIVIACGGGGIPVMTKDNEIIGVEAVIDKDYASSLLANEIGADLYIILTGVPQVAINFGQANMQYLDTITVSEAKKLMAEGQFPPGSMGPKIEAAIRYIEAGGKEVLVTSASELDKALKRESGTYIVR
- a CDS encoding SdpI family protein, with the protein product MDINWRYGYRTHWSMKNQETWQFAHKFIGKLWTQLGFVLLAISIVTMIYFSGSNLDTLGIIVLVLTIFQLAGLILPIIPTELALRRKFNAEGRRN
- a CDS encoding helix-turn-helix transcriptional regulator; the encoded protein is MEGISIIKNNVRLSRVEKKLTQEELAEKVGVTRQTIGLIEKEKYNPTIALVLKLIQVLDKPLEQLFWLEED
- a CDS encoding alpha/beta hydrolase, with protein sequence MSRKYSGDDYWKNYMENIFGIELIDKWDQYVTQDCILSNNRNINLEIYDSGDNTRPTLVFAHGIAGYARVLLPFLIPLREKGYNIIAPDLQGYGYNGGLKGDFDWDAHVQNLKDTVDYAKKRFTGKIILGGASMGGPLAYATATRYKNVDALACWCLWDFNDREFMLNETNTKQFTYLLIPIFKVLSNILGKMRLKTYTLVSYDTLSASKELNELIKDDPQAGTHITLKGALSLVLKSKPDIPHNEFTLPVLVLQPGDDRMTPVKYIEKTFNQLASKNKKYVKLKGCEHFPIEKEFYVRWAEEFDRFIKEL